The following coding sequences are from one Leishmania braziliensis MHOM/BR/75/M2904 complete genome, chromosome 36 window:
- a CDS encoding putative transitional endoplasmic reticulum ATPase codes for MSVPPEMRNSKVKLNKLIVEEPYNDDNSVVSMNPKRMEDLNIFRGDTVLVKGKKHRSTVCIAMEDEECPPEKIKINKVARRNIRIHLGDTIRIFSCKDVPYGNRIHVLPIDDTVENLSGDLFENFLKPYFLESYRPVKKGDSFVCRGAMRSVEFKVVEVDPGEYCIVSPDTIIHSEGDPIHREDEEALDGVGYDDIGGCRKQLNQIREMVELPIRHPELFKNIGIKPPRGILLYGPPGSGKTLIARAVANETGAFFFLINGPEIMSKMAGESESNLRKAFEEAERNAPAIIFIDEIDSIAPKREKAQGEVEKRIVSQLLTLMDGMKSRSQVIVMAATNRQNTIDPALRRFGRFDRELDIGVPDEIGRLEIIRIHTKNMKLAEDIDLEKVAKDSHGFVGADLAQLCTEAAMQCIREKLSVIDWEDDTIDAEVMNAMCVTQEHFREAMAKTNPSALRETQVETPNVVWEDVGGLLDVKRELQELVQYPVEYPWKFEKYGMSPPKGVLFYGPPGCGKTLLAKAIATECQANFISIKGPELLTMWFGESEANVRDVFDKARAAAPCVLFFDELDSVARSRGGHGDGGASDRVINQILTEMDGMNVKKNVFIIGATNRPDVLDPAIMRPGRLDQLIYIPLPDKASRVAIIKASFRKSPLASDVDVDQIAAATHGFSGADLSGICQRACKMAIRESINKEIQLEELKKSGQLDENANIDPVPEITRVHVEEAMRGARRSVSEADIRRYDMFKTSLQQSRVFGGSNLAPAEAVAPAGGSAPQPVADDDDLYS; via the coding sequence ATGAGCGTCCCTCCCGAGATGAGAAACTCCAAGGTAAAGCTAAACAAGCTCATCGTCGAAGAGCCGTACAACGATGACAACAGTGTTGTGTCGATGAATCCAAAGCGAATGGAGGACCTCAACATCTTCCGTGGTGACACCGTTCTCGTCAAGGGCAAGaagcaccgcagcaccgtctgcaTCGCGATGGAGGACGAAGAGTGCCCGCCAGAGAAGATCAAGATAAACAAGGTCGCGCGCCGCAACATTCGAATTCACCTCGGCGACACCATTCGCATCTTTTCCTGCAAAGATGTTCCGTACGGCAACCGCATTCACGTGTTACCCATCGACGACACGGTGGAGAATCTCTCGGGTGACTTATTCGAGAACTTCTTGAAGCCCTACTTTCTGGAGTCGTATCGGCCCGTCAAGAAAGGCGACTCCTTTGTTTGCCGTGGTGCCATGCGCTCTGTGGAATTCAAGGTAGTGGAGGTGGACCCGGGTGAATACTGCATCGTGTCGCCAGACACGATCATTCACTCCGAGGGCGATCCGATTCATcgagaggacgaggaggcgcttgATGGAGTGGGCTACGACGACATCGGCGGTTGCCGCAAACAACTCAATCAGATCCGCGAGATGGTCGAGCTCCCCATTCGCCATCCGGAACTGTTCAAAAACATCGGCATCAAGCCTCCCCGTGGTATCCTGCTTTACGGCCCTCCAGGGAGCGGCAAGACGCTCATCGCGCGTGCTGTCGCAAACGAGACGGgcgctttcttctttctcATCAACGGCCCTGAGATTATGAGCAAGATGGCTGGCGAATCGGAGAGTAACCTGCGCAAGGCCTttgaggaggccgagaggaACGCGCCGGCGATCATCTTTATTGACGAAATCGACTCCATCGCCCCGAAgcgcgagaaggcgcagggcgaggtggagaagcgCATCGTCTCGCAACTCCTAACGTTAATGGATGGCATGAAGTCGCGTTCGCAGGTGATCGTGATGGCGGCGACGAACCGCCAGAACACTATCGATCCAGCGTTGCGTCGCTTTGGCCGCTTCGACCGAGAGCTCGACATTGGGGTGCCAGATGAGATTGGCCGCCTAGAGATCATTCGCATCCACACAAAGAACATGAAGCTGGCCGAGGACATTGATCTGGAGAAGGTGGCGAAGGACTCGCACGGCTTTGTCGGCGCCGATTTGGCGCAGTTGTGCACGGAGGCTGCCATGCAGTGCATTCGTGAGAAGCTCTCTGTTATTGACTGGGAGGATGACACCATCGATGCCGAGGTGATGAACGCGATGTGTGTAACACAGGAGCACTTTCGCGAGGCTATGGCGAAGACAAACCCGTCCGCGCTGCGCGAGACGCAGGTGGAAACGCCGAACGTCGTCTGGgaggatgtcggcggcctcctcgacgTCAAGcgtgagctgcaggagctggtgcAGTATCCCGTCGAGTACCCGTGGAAGTTCGAGAAGTACGGCATGTCGCCACCGAAGGGTGTCCTCTTCTACGGTCCGCCTGGCTGCGGTAAGACCCTGCTGGCCAAGGCGATTGCGACGGAGTGTCAGGCCAACTTCATCTCTATCAAAGGCCCGGAGCTGCTGACAATGTGGTTCGGTGAATCGGAGGCGAATGTACGCGACGTCTTCGACAAGGCCCGGGCTGCCGCCCCTTGCGTGCTCTTTTTTGATGAACTGGACTCCGTCGCTAGGTCCCGCGGCGGCCACGGTGATGGGGGCGCGAGTGACCGCGTGATCAACCAAATCCTGACAGAGATGGACGGTATGAACGTCAAGAAGAATGTCTTCATCATTGGTGCAACAAACCGGCCAGACGTGCTCGACCCTGCGATCATGCGCCCTGGCCGTCTCGACCAACTCATCTACATCCCGCTGCCTGACAAGGCGTCTCGTGTGGCTATTATTAAGGCGAGCTTTCGTAAGTCGCCGCTGGCCTCTGACGTCGATGTGGATCAgattgccgccgccacgcacGGCTTCTCCGGCGCCGACCTGTCGGGTATCTGCCAGCGCGCGTGCAAGATGGCCATCCGCGAGTCCATCAACAAGGAAATTCAACTCGAAGAGTTGAAGAAGAGCGGACAGTTGGACGAGAATGCCAATATCGACCCAGTACCGGAGATTACGCGTGTtcacgtggaggaggcgatgcgcGGAGCCCGCCGCTCCGTCTCTGAGGCGGATATTCGGCGCTACGATATGTTCAAGACCTCCTTGCAGCAGAGCCGCGTCTTCGGTGGTAGTAACCTGGCCCCAGCGGAAGCCGTTGCACCggctggcggcagcgccccGCAGCCCGTagctgacgacgacgacctcTACAGCTAA